The Candidatus Hydrogenedentota bacterium genome includes the window CGGTGACGGGGAGGGCTTCGGGCGGCGCGCCGGGGGTGGCATCGAGCACGCTGCACGTGACCTCCACGCCTTTGAGGTACTGTTCAATAAGGACCGTGTCGTCGAAGGCAAACACGTTCAGCAGGGCATCGCGAAACTCGCGGATCTCCCGCGGGATCGCCATCCCCAGGCTCGAGCCCTGGCAGGGACTCTTCAGCACACAGGGAAACCCGAGTTCGGTGTGCACGCGTTTGAGGACGGTTTCGTGGTCCGCGTCCCATAATGCGCGCGTGACTACGATGTCGCGGGCCACGGGTATCCCGGCCTGCGCAACCACCGCTTTCGAGCGTATCTTGTCGATGGCGAGGGCGCTGGCGCCACAGCCCGAACCAACGTATGGGATGGCCAACATGTCGAACAGCCCTTGAATGCGGCCGTCTTCGCCATACGGGCCGTGCAGAGCGATGAAGATGCAGTCCAGCGCCAGTTCGTGGATGCGCGAAAGGGCATCGCTTATGTGGCAGGGCCGCTCGTTGAAGATCTTCCACTTGCCTTCAGGGGTGATGATGATGGGGAGCGCGTCGTAGAACTCGCGGTCGAGATTGCCCGCGACCATGGCCCCCGAGCGCAGCGATACCTCGTGTTCCGAACTCACGCCGCCCATCACGACGGCAACCTTGCGTCTAGCCATATGTCATCCTTTTCCGCGCGGTGTGTTTTGGCGTGGATAGTATACCCGGCGGCCGGGCGAAAGTTTCCCGAGGGCTCAAATCAAGCTTGTCGAGAAGTACCGTTCCGCGCGGTCGGGGAGCACCGTCGCGATGACTGCGTTCGGGCCCCGGCGCTTGGAGACCTCGATCGCGGCCCAGACATTCGCGCCGGAAGACACCCCGACGAGGAGACCGCCTTCGCGCGCCAGCAGGCGGGCCGTCGCAATGGCATCGTCATCGGTAACCTCGATGACGGTATCCACGAGCGAAGTATCCAGTATCTTGGGCACGAAACCGTCGCCGATCCCCTGGATCTTGTGCAATCCGGGTTCATGCCCGAGCAAAGCCGACACATTCTTTGGTTCGACGGCCACAATCTCGGTTTTGGGGTCGCGTTCTTTCAAGAAGGACCCCACGCCCTGCAACGTGCCGCCCGAGCCAAGACCCGAGACAAACGCATCG containing:
- a CDS encoding D-alanine--D-alanine ligase; the protein is MARRKVAVVMGGVSSEHEVSLRSGAMVAGNLDREFYDALPIIITPEGKWKIFNERPCHISDALSRIHELALDCIFIALHGPYGEDGRIQGLFDMLAIPYVGSGCGASALAIDKIRSKAVVAQAGIPVARDIVVTRALWDADHETVLKRVHTELGFPCVLKSPCQGSSLGMAIPREIREFRDALLNVFAFDDTVLIEQYLKGVEVTCSVLDATPGAPPEALPVTEICPVTSAYFDYTAKYTPGACQEITPARISPESTRAAQDVAVRVHAAIGCRGLSRSDMILVNDRPVWFEVNTIPGMTETSLFPQAAAAAGIPFPDLLDRLIRGAMEQPA